A genomic segment from Neobacillus sp. YX16 encodes:
- a CDS encoding DMT family transporter, with the protein MTFNRPRLTASLYALMSISVWGVSFVSTKAVLVKLDPFSLLVIRFGIGALFLLLLLLLQRHRLYISIKYVPHLMVLGILGVFVHQVLQATALLTINASAAGWLISFSPIFTVILSLLFLHEKMNITKAVGMVLAVTGVLIVTSTRSGQSIQFAMNIGFLLMILSTLNWAVYSVLLKSLKIPYPPLVVTFYMCLLGLILTTPFIIRNRGWENLTLLDHSEWAHLLFLGVFVSGIAYWYWGRALEVLEASKVSMFLYLEPIATLVAAVLLLQEKVLLISVLGGIIIIIGVVIVNGQLVPILLRFLKK; encoded by the coding sequence ATGACTTTTAATAGACCTAGGTTAACCGCTTCGCTGTATGCGTTAATGTCGATTAGTGTTTGGGGAGTTTCATTTGTATCAACCAAGGCTGTGCTAGTAAAGCTAGACCCCTTTTCGCTACTCGTTATACGATTTGGAATAGGAGCTTTATTTCTTTTGTTGCTTTTATTATTGCAGCGTCATCGGCTATATATCTCCATTAAATATGTTCCTCATTTAATGGTTTTAGGGATTCTTGGAGTATTTGTTCATCAGGTCCTTCAGGCAACAGCATTGTTAACGATCAACGCTTCTGCTGCAGGATGGCTCATTTCGTTCTCCCCCATCTTTACAGTTATTCTTTCGCTCCTTTTTTTGCATGAAAAGATGAACATCACAAAGGCTGTTGGAATGGTGCTTGCGGTAACTGGAGTCCTTATTGTTACTTCGACACGAAGTGGACAATCCATTCAATTCGCCATGAATATCGGCTTCCTGCTGATGATTCTCAGCACGTTGAATTGGGCAGTTTATTCAGTACTCCTAAAAAGTTTGAAAATTCCTTATCCTCCTCTTGTTGTAACGTTTTATATGTGTTTATTAGGTTTGATTTTAACTACACCTTTTATTATCCGAAACAGAGGATGGGAAAACCTAACCTTGCTGGACCATTCGGAGTGGGCCCATTTGTTGTTTCTTGGTGTCTTTGTATCTGGAATTGCTTATTGGTATTGGGGAAGAGCACTTGAGGTTTTAGAGGCTTCAAAAGTTTCAATGTTTTTATATTTGGAGCCTATCGCGACTTTAGTTGCTGCAGTTTTACTCTTACAGGAGAAGGTTTTACTCATAAGTGTGCTAGGCGGAATCATAATTATAATAGGAGTGGTTATCGTTAATGGTCAGCTTGTACCTATATTGTTGCGCTTCTTAAAGAAATGA
- a CDS encoding ABC transporter ATP-binding protein, with the protein MMKKRPIFKEHFVLHFVLHKWSYLLGTILLTFSLVLQLFVPVLLKKFTDGLQNESIHVSDLWELSLWFIIVGIGAFLFRSSGRIYIFKMSRILERDLRTLLFSHWERLQAEYYQNQRIGNLMAHAVNDVNIMRQIVMQGYFQMVEAAVLISISVFMMASTIHLFLTLLVLLPLPGLTYIAYRFRSKIQMHSLNVQEAIGTLTSRVQEFCSGISVIKTYIQEQEECKKFTNDNQSNVEFNKQLIVSNSLFTSLSQGIVGLSYLISIVFGSILVMKSAISLGDFVAFNTYLSLLIAPIENIGKVINLLQQGKAADNRIRHVLSTEPAIKDEEGITPIISLQGEIRIKNLSFKYQRSKKYALKNINITIPKGTSLAIVGKVGSGKSTLVNLLLRLYNPPKNSIFIDEQDIRDVPLKTLRTSVAYVPQDNFLFSSTIKENIAFDPNPYQDDQVVHAAKQAHIYDDIMDLPHNFETELGERGLSLSGGQRQRVSIARALIKPSPIIIFDDSLSAVDSKTESIILTTLRSEMKSRTSIIISHRISTIQEADQIIVLDQGELVESGTHQCLLKKNGIYKKMFAQQTTDFSFAHSTFPPLNGRKILIKKRRG; encoded by the coding sequence ATGATGAAAAAAAGACCTATCTTTAAGGAGCATTTTGTTCTACATTTTGTTCTACATAAATGGAGTTATTTGCTTGGAACCATCCTTTTAACCTTCTCCCTTGTATTGCAATTATTTGTTCCCGTTTTATTAAAAAAGTTCACAGATGGGCTCCAAAATGAATCTATTCATGTTTCGGATTTATGGGAGTTGTCTCTTTGGTTTATCATTGTCGGGATTGGAGCTTTTCTCTTTCGGTCGAGTGGCCGAATTTATATATTCAAGATGTCAAGAATCTTAGAGCGGGACTTACGGACTTTACTGTTTTCACATTGGGAGAGATTGCAGGCTGAATATTATCAAAACCAGCGAATTGGGAATTTGATGGCTCATGCCGTAAACGATGTCAATATTATGAGGCAGATTGTCATGCAGGGATATTTTCAGATGGTGGAAGCGGCTGTATTAATTTCGATCTCTGTATTCATGATGGCTAGTACGATTCATCTCTTTTTAACGTTACTGGTCCTATTACCTTTACCAGGATTAACGTATATCGCCTATCGTTTCCGGTCCAAAATTCAAATGCATTCCCTAAACGTACAAGAAGCGATAGGAACACTGACAAGCCGAGTTCAAGAATTTTGTTCGGGAATCAGTGTCATTAAAACTTATATTCAAGAGCAAGAAGAATGTAAGAAGTTTACAAATGATAATCAGTCCAATGTCGAGTTCAACAAACAGTTAATTGTTTCAAATTCGCTTTTCACCTCATTAAGTCAAGGAATTGTCGGACTAAGTTATTTGATTTCTATTGTATTTGGTTCCATTTTAGTGATGAAAAGTGCCATTTCTCTTGGAGACTTTGTTGCTTTTAATACGTATTTATCTTTGTTGATCGCCCCCATTGAAAACATAGGGAAGGTCATTAATCTCCTGCAGCAGGGTAAAGCCGCAGATAACCGAATTCGCCATGTATTATCTACGGAACCGGCTATTAAAGATGAAGAAGGGATTACCCCTATAATCTCACTTCAAGGTGAAATTAGAATTAAAAATTTATCTTTTAAATACCAAAGAAGTAAAAAGTACGCATTAAAGAATATTAACATTACCATCCCCAAAGGAACTAGTTTAGCCATTGTCGGGAAAGTAGGCAGCGGAAAATCAACCTTAGTCAATTTACTCTTACGTTTATATAATCCTCCCAAAAATTCAATCTTTATTGATGAACAGGATATCCGTGATGTGCCATTAAAAACACTTCGTACATCGGTTGCATATGTCCCACAAGACAATTTTTTATTTTCCTCAACCATTAAAGAGAATATAGCCTTTGACCCAAATCCTTATCAGGATGATCAAGTCGTGCATGCTGCAAAGCAAGCTCACATTTATGATGATATTATGGATCTTCCTCATAATTTTGAGACCGAATTAGGAGAAAGAGGGCTTTCCTTATCAGGTGGACAACGGCAGCGTGTTAGTATTGCAAGAGCATTGATCAAACCTTCTCCAATCATTATTTTTGATGACAGCCTTTCAGCCGTTGATTCTAAGACGGAATCCATTATTTTAACCACATTGCGATCCGAAATGAAAAGTCGAACCTCCATCATTATTAGTCATCGAATTTCTACGATACAAGAAGCGGATCAAATCATTGTGCTGGATCAAGGGGAATTGGTGGAAAGTGGCACACATCAATGCCTTTTAAAGAAGAATGGAATTTATAAAAAAATGTTTGCCCAGCAAACAACGGATTTTTCATTTGCTCATTCAACGTTTCCACCACTTAATGGAAGAAAGATCCTCATTAAGAAAAGGAGGGGGTAA
- a CDS encoding AraC family transcriptional regulator, with product MDLGSLSSKLNELTFSLILSGYKACPPNWSKKGKRTLNHSLWFITKGTGEVVINGKKNDLSPGKLIVFTPGMICDKTTSPSNPLEFYFIRFTHAAAFEKKEQWHFKLPQEISFPLHGVYTIKNSSGVVILLDEIHSLSKRRGSTIAFKQKILFQELLLTLLQDFHVQTISKDTRQVIEETINYIGHHYHQGINVTDLAKIAGLSKSHYSRLFKKFTGYSPIEYLTHLRIDRAKELLAHSEIRIKEVSQNVGYEDELYFSRIFKKIVGVSPTQFSDEQKLAGQ from the coding sequence ATGGATCTTGGCAGTCTTTCATCTAAACTAAATGAGTTAACATTTTCCTTAATATTATCAGGTTATAAAGCCTGTCCGCCAAATTGGAGTAAAAAGGGAAAAAGAACCCTCAATCATTCTCTTTGGTTTATTACAAAAGGAACTGGAGAAGTCGTGATCAATGGTAAAAAAAATGACCTTTCGCCAGGTAAACTCATAGTCTTTACTCCTGGTATGATCTGCGACAAAACAACTTCCCCTTCTAATCCTCTTGAGTTTTATTTTATACGATTTACTCATGCAGCGGCCTTTGAGAAAAAAGAGCAATGGCATTTCAAACTTCCACAGGAAATATCTTTTCCTTTACATGGAGTATATACAATTAAAAACAGCTCAGGAGTTGTCATCTTATTAGATGAAATCCACTCTTTATCTAAACGAAGAGGTTCAACGATAGCATTTAAACAAAAAATATTATTTCAAGAATTATTACTAACCTTATTACAGGACTTTCATGTTCAAACAATCTCAAAGGATACAAGACAAGTGATAGAGGAAACGATTAATTACATAGGTCATCATTATCATCAGGGAATAAACGTTACAGATTTGGCAAAGATAGCAGGCTTAAGTAAAAGTCACTACTCTAGACTCTTCAAAAAATTTACTGGTTACAGTCCGATTGAATATTTAACCCATCTACGAATTGATCGGGCAAAAGAACTGCTTGCCCATTCTGAAATAAGAATCAAAGAAGTGAGTCAAAATGTCGGGTATGAGGATGAACTGTATTTCAGTCGGATTTTCAAAAAAATAGTGGGGGTCTCCCCTACTCAGTTCAGTGATGAACAAAAATTGGCAGGACAATAA
- a CDS encoding ABC transporter ATP-binding protein: protein MHPPIGDRQLLKGMLTFAKPYRKLILYALLLTFFIVIASLAQPFIIKVAIDSYIKMNDYQGLMYLGIIYFILILVSSICTYFQNNILQYTGQYVIYDFRQAIFKHFSLMQMSFFRKNPIGRLVTRITHDVEALNQLYSQVIVNLVKEVLILIGIIILMLYMSVNLTLICFLVIPVIAIVTFYFKTVLRKTQRNLRTILSKLLSYLAENLSGMSVIQLFAREGKQLDRFNQLNEEHYRAGMHQTVVNSIFNPSIGLFGNISLALLVWYGGRSVLDSSITFGTVYAFTHYVRQFFEPLRGLADRFNQIQAALASAERIFETLETKPTILNPVHPMKLPEKVQGNIVFQNVWFAYQHEEWVLKDVHFRINQGETVGVVGATGAGKSSIIQLINRFYDNQKGTISLDGINIKEVHLNDLRKHIGIIQQDAFVFSGTVFDNIRLNHKHVSDEEIIKAAKAVNVDSFFRMLPQGYETMLGEEGTVLSAGQKQLLSFLRAMIADNDVLILDEATANIDTETEQAVQETLREMSKNRTTIIIAHRLSTIQYADKIIVLDKGRIVEIGNHQQLLRNQSMYYQLCMNQTKGKQVKVKV, encoded by the coding sequence ATGCATCCCCCCATAGGCGACCGTCAATTATTAAAGGGAATGCTGACGTTTGCGAAGCCATATAGGAAGCTCATTTTATATGCGCTTTTGTTGACATTCTTTATTGTCATAGCCAGCTTAGCTCAGCCATTTATTATTAAGGTGGCCATTGACTCTTACATCAAGATGAACGATTACCAAGGGCTGATGTATTTAGGTATCATCTATTTCATATTGATTTTGGTTTCTTCTATTTGTACGTATTTTCAAAATAATATTCTTCAATATACAGGGCAGTATGTAATATATGATTTTCGTCAGGCAATTTTCAAGCATTTTTCCCTGATGCAAATGAGTTTTTTTAGAAAAAATCCAATTGGCAGGCTAGTGACAAGGATTACCCATGATGTGGAAGCCCTAAATCAGCTCTACTCACAAGTGATTGTGAACTTAGTAAAAGAAGTACTGATTCTCATTGGAATCATTATCCTTATGTTATATATGAGTGTAAACCTTACCCTGATCTGCTTTTTAGTGATACCAGTTATTGCAATTGTTACTTTTTATTTTAAAACGGTATTGCGCAAAACACAGAGAAATCTTCGGACGATTCTTTCGAAGCTTCTTTCCTACCTAGCTGAGAATCTTTCTGGAATGAGTGTCATACAACTATTTGCCCGCGAAGGGAAACAGTTGGATCGGTTTAATCAATTAAATGAGGAGCATTATCGGGCTGGGATGCATCAAACCGTAGTTAATTCTATCTTTAACCCTTCAATCGGTCTTTTCGGAAACATTTCGCTCGCGCTTTTAGTTTGGTATGGAGGGAGAAGTGTATTAGATAGTAGTATTACCTTTGGTACGGTGTATGCCTTTACACATTATGTCAGACAGTTTTTTGAACCGCTCAGAGGATTAGCAGACAGATTCAACCAAATACAAGCCGCTCTTGCATCAGCAGAACGAATATTTGAAACCTTAGAAACGAAACCAACGATATTAAATCCTGTTCACCCTATGAAACTTCCAGAAAAAGTTCAGGGCAACATCGTTTTTCAAAATGTTTGGTTTGCTTACCAACATGAAGAATGGGTATTAAAGGATGTCCATTTTAGAATCAATCAAGGAGAAACAGTAGGTGTTGTCGGTGCGACAGGTGCCGGCAAAAGTTCGATTATTCAACTCATCAACCGGTTTTATGATAATCAAAAGGGGACGATCAGTCTTGATGGAATAAATATTAAAGAGGTTCATTTAAACGACCTTAGGAAGCACATTGGAATTATTCAACAAGATGCCTTTGTCTTTTCAGGGACTGTCTTTGACAATATTCGCTTGAATCATAAACATGTAAGTGATGAAGAAATCATAAAAGCGGCAAAGGCTGTAAATGTCGATTCTTTTTTTAGAATGCTGCCTCAAGGATATGAAACCATGCTGGGAGAGGAAGGAACCGTGTTGTCGGCGGGACAAAAGCAGCTGCTCTCCTTTTTAAGAGCCATGATTGCGGACAATGATGTACTTATCCTTGATGAAGCGACCGCCAATATTGATACAGAAACAGAACAAGCGGTTCAAGAAACCTTACGAGAAATGTCAAAGAACCGAACAACCATTATCATCGCGCATCGTCTTTCAACCATCCAGTATGCAGATAAAATCATTGTTTTAGATAAAGGGAGAATTGTAGAAATAGGGAATCATCAACAGCTTTTAAGAAACCAATCCATGTACTATCAATTATGCATGAATCAGACCAAAGGCAAGCAGGTAAAGGTTAAAGTTTAA
- a CDS encoding ABC transporter ATP-binding protein produces MVIQIENLFLRRGEKWILQDVNWQIEKGQNWILFGLNGAGKTSILNLLNAYTFPTKGKISVLGMEFGKTYLAERLRKQIGFVSSSLQQKFHQGDNAFEVVLSGAFASIGLYETPTDEIRNKAITLLKNLGCIDYANRNYETLSQGEKQRVLIARALMADPPLLILDEPTYGLDFIAREKLLESIEEIAKSPNAPTMIYVTHHVEEILPVFNKTFLLKEGQVFASGDTNELITSERLSQFFELPVSVIWKNSRPLLSKVQMVEK; encoded by the coding sequence TTGGTTATTCAAATAGAAAATCTCTTTTTGAGACGGGGAGAAAAATGGATTTTACAGGATGTTAATTGGCAGATCGAAAAAGGACAAAACTGGATATTATTCGGACTAAACGGAGCTGGGAAAACATCTATTTTAAATTTACTGAATGCATACACCTTCCCGACAAAGGGGAAAATTAGTGTTTTGGGTATGGAATTTGGGAAGACATATCTCGCGGAACGACTTCGGAAACAAATTGGCTTTGTTTCCTCATCCCTTCAACAAAAATTCCACCAGGGTGATAATGCATTTGAAGTTGTATTAAGTGGTGCATTTGCTTCCATAGGACTTTACGAAACACCTACAGATGAAATAAGAAACAAGGCAATTACATTACTCAAAAACCTTGGGTGCATCGATTATGCAAATAGAAATTACGAAACACTCTCCCAAGGGGAGAAACAACGAGTGCTGATTGCTCGTGCACTAATGGCAGATCCTCCATTACTAATTCTCGACGAGCCTACATATGGATTAGATTTTATTGCACGGGAAAAATTGTTAGAATCTATTGAAGAAATTGCGAAAAGTCCCAATGCACCCACCATGATTTATGTCACCCATCATGTAGAAGAAATCTTGCCAGTCTTCAATAAAACATTCCTACTGAAAGAGGGACAAGTTTTTGCCTCAGGAGACACAAATGAGTTAATCACGAGTGAACGGCTTTCCCAATTTTTCGAGCTTCCAGTTAGCGTGATTTGGAAAAACAGTAGGCCTCTGCTTTCTAAAGTTCAAATGGTTGAAAAATGA
- a CDS encoding PTS glucose transporter subunit IIA, protein MFKNLFKNKKIESETTILQPLEGEIVPLDVVPDPVFSQKMIGDGFAINPTNGSVVSPVDGEVISVFPTKHAVSIKSNGGREILIHVGLETVGLNGEGFTAFVSDGQNVQKGQKLLEADFQSIKDKVPSIITPVIFTNLAENERVVIEEQGIRITK, encoded by the coding sequence ATGTTTAAAAACTTATTTAAAAACAAAAAGATTGAAAGTGAAACCACGATTTTGCAGCCATTAGAAGGGGAAATTGTTCCTCTAGATGTTGTTCCAGATCCAGTGTTTTCTCAAAAAATGATTGGTGATGGTTTTGCAATAAATCCAACAAACGGGAGTGTTGTTTCTCCTGTTGATGGAGAAGTAATCAGTGTATTTCCAACAAAACATGCGGTCAGCATAAAGTCTAATGGTGGCAGGGAAATCTTAATTCATGTGGGACTTGAAACAGTCGGCCTAAATGGTGAAGGTTTTACAGCGTTTGTAAGTGATGGTCAAAATGTCCAAAAGGGTCAAAAGCTGCTTGAAGCTGACTTCCAATCCATTAAAGACAAAGTACCTTCAATTATTACACCAGTGATATTTACCAACTTGGCTGAAAACGAAAGAGTGGTCATTGAAGAACAAGGAATAAGAATTACTAAGTAA
- a CDS encoding cysteine dioxygenase family protein → MTLTAKIKSVLDSLRSPSKADLKDALLQIDMKLEDLAQLPEPSEGKPYNRKLLYINDEVELLVMNWSQLECAPHDHGNSHGWIQVISGTSLNSVYEVKGNSLPKELFYQYHHKGQYFYAPKKAVHKMKASNHTDMVTLHLYSPPITGMIVYDLQKCAACIVSDDCGAWWPDEQYQKVKEIKLNMKLNK, encoded by the coding sequence ATGACTTTGACAGCTAAAATTAAGAGTGTTTTGGATTCCTTAAGAAGTCCATCTAAAGCCGACCTAAAGGATGCCTTGTTACAAATTGATATGAAACTTGAGGACCTTGCACAATTGCCAGAACCATCTGAAGGAAAGCCTTACAATCGAAAGCTTCTATATATAAATGATGAAGTCGAGCTCCTTGTCATGAATTGGTCTCAGTTGGAGTGTGCCCCTCATGATCATGGCAATTCCCACGGCTGGATACAAGTGATTTCCGGCACTTCCCTTAATTCTGTTTATGAAGTTAAAGGAAATAGCTTACCTAAAGAATTGTTCTATCAGTACCATCATAAAGGTCAATATTTTTATGCACCCAAAAAGGCTGTCCATAAAATGAAAGCCTCTAACCATACAGATATGGTGACTCTCCATCTCTATTCCCCACCCATTACCGGAATGATTGTCTATGACTTACAAAAATGTGCGGCATGTATCGTATCAGACGATTGCGGCGCATGGTGGCCTGACGAACAATATCAGAAGGTAAAAGAGATCAAACTAAATATGAAGTTAAACAAATGA
- a CDS encoding electron transfer flavoprotein subunit beta/FixA family protein: MLHIVACIKQVPDTKIIKMNPKTNTMDRRTAPAILNPYDAHAVEEAVRLKNRYGGIVSVVTMGPPPAVTAIKKCIEIGADEGYLITDRRFAGADTLATSYAVTKAIEKIAKTKPVDLIICGKMSIDGDTGQVGPGIARRLDIPPLTSVNKVVEINQNEGYAIVHRKLEDGYEVVRSTMPCLFSVEKTINEVPYSPLPNMIKAARYNPHIWSVDDLEEVDVKQLGLKGSPTIVSKVWAPQKPAGGTFFEGNPTSQVEQLLSVLLQKKELFETKEGV; encoded by the coding sequence ATGCTGCATATTGTAGCCTGTATCAAGCAAGTACCTGACACCAAAATTATCAAAATGAATCCAAAGACAAACACGATGGACCGCAGAACGGCGCCTGCTATATTGAATCCGTATGATGCTCATGCTGTTGAAGAGGCAGTGCGTTTAAAGAATCGGTATGGAGGAATCGTATCCGTTGTGACGATGGGACCGCCTCCAGCGGTCACTGCGATTAAAAAATGTATTGAAATAGGCGCAGATGAGGGCTATTTGATCACGGACCGCCGGTTTGCGGGTGCAGATACATTAGCAACGAGCTATGCAGTTACAAAGGCGATCGAAAAAATTGCAAAAACGAAACCAGTTGATTTGATCATTTGCGGAAAAATGTCCATCGATGGAGATACCGGTCAAGTTGGACCCGGAATAGCAAGAAGGCTCGATATTCCACCACTGACTTCTGTGAACAAAGTAGTGGAAATCAATCAAAACGAGGGATATGCCATTGTCCATCGTAAGTTGGAGGACGGATACGAAGTCGTCCGATCGACAATGCCGTGTTTGTTTTCCGTTGAAAAAACAATCAATGAAGTGCCGTATTCTCCGCTTCCAAACATGATAAAAGCTGCCAGATATAACCCTCATATCTGGTCGGTTGATGACCTGGAAGAGGTAGATGTGAAGCAGCTTGGTTTGAAGGGGTCCCCAACGATTGTCTCCAAAGTTTGGGCTCCGCAAAAACCGGCAGGGGGAACGTTCTTTGAAGGCAACCCAACTTCACAAGTAGAGCAATTGCTCTCTGTCCTGCTTCAAAAGAAAGAACTGTTTGAAACAAAGGAGGGAGTGTAA
- a CDS encoding electron transfer flavoprotein subunit alpha/FixB family protein — protein MDFQDYKGVWVFIEQKDGVVASVSLELLGAGRKLADKRGVELAGILIGENVKHLTNTVFEFGADTMYVYDQPIFKHYRTETYMKALLECADKHKPEIILFGATSTGKDLASAVATDLPTGLTADTTELDVEEETGLLLASRPAFGGNIMATILCKKYRPQMATVRAKVMKALTPQSGRTGKMVEETISLKEEDIRTKVLEIVKETVKNVRIDEADIIVAGGKGLGSFEGFQLIHQLAETLGGAVGASRDVVEAGWIDHAHQVGQTGVTVTPKIYFAIGISGAIQHIVGMKNSGLIIAINKDKEAPIFQTCHYGIVGDAFEIVPILIEQFKMALTRDKVNK, from the coding sequence TTGGATTTCCAAGATTACAAAGGTGTTTGGGTATTCATTGAACAAAAGGATGGAGTGGTTGCTTCTGTATCCCTTGAACTCTTGGGTGCTGGAAGAAAGTTAGCAGACAAACGGGGAGTGGAATTGGCGGGTATTCTAATCGGGGAAAATGTTAAACATTTGACGAACACCGTTTTTGAATTTGGAGCAGATACAATGTATGTATATGATCAACCCATCTTTAAACATTACCGGACCGAAACCTACATGAAGGCACTGCTGGAGTGCGCTGATAAACATAAACCAGAAATTATTCTCTTCGGGGCCACCTCAACGGGAAAAGATCTGGCAAGCGCGGTAGCCACCGATCTGCCGACAGGTTTGACGGCGGATACGACGGAGCTGGATGTTGAAGAGGAAACGGGATTACTATTGGCGAGCAGGCCGGCATTTGGCGGAAATATTATGGCGACCATATTATGTAAAAAATACCGGCCACAAATGGCGACAGTCCGCGCCAAAGTCATGAAAGCGCTGACCCCTCAATCTGGGAGAACAGGCAAGATGGTTGAAGAAACAATATCCCTAAAGGAAGAAGATATTCGGACAAAGGTCTTGGAAATTGTAAAGGAAACTGTAAAGAATGTAAGAATCGACGAAGCGGACATCATTGTTGCTGGCGGAAAAGGATTAGGGAGCTTCGAGGGATTTCAGTTAATACACCAATTGGCGGAAACTCTTGGAGGAGCTGTTGGTGCCAGCAGGGATGTGGTGGAAGCAGGTTGGATCGACCACGCTCATCAAGTAGGGCAAACTGGTGTGACAGTAACGCCAAAAATATATTTTGCGATTGGAATTTCTGGTGCGATTCAACATATAGTGGGAATGAAAAATTCCGGGTTAATCATTGCCATTAATAAGGACAAAGAAGCCCCCATTTTTCAGACCTGTCATTATGGGATTGTTGGCGATGCCTTTGAGATTGTTCCTATTTTAATTGAACAGTTTAAAATGGCTTTAACAAGAGATAAGGTAAATAAATGA